In Mucilaginibacter boryungensis, a single window of DNA contains:
- the recJ gene encoding single-stranded-DNA-specific exonuclease RecJ: MQQKRWTLNETGNKETVQQLSAGLGIHPVLSTLLVHRGIQTFDEAKHFFRPMLEHLHDPFLMGGMEQAIGRIDKAIAHNEKILIYGDYDVDGTTSVALVYSFFSKQYNNLEYYIPDRYLEGYGISTKGIDYAAENGFSLIIALDCGIKSVDKVAYANTLGVDFIICDHHLPADELPAAVALLDPKRPGCDYPYKELSGCGIGFKLIQAYTQVHDIPFEEITCYLDLVAISIACDIVHITGENRVLAYFGLQQINNNPCIGVKALMGVAGKSNGYTISDVVFLLGPRINAAGRIDDAKHAVELLIACHEDDANAKGVLINIKNLERKEHDLSITGDALSMIDNDQLLIDRKSTVVYNEGWHKGVIGIVASRLTEKYYRPTIVLTRSNGHVAGSARSVRGFDLYEALCGCSDLLIQFGGHKYAAGLTMKPENVAAFANRFEEVVSATIPPELLIPEIQIEAELELSQVDPKFFRILQQFAPFGPENMSPVFLSKNVYVRGVAGLVGNQHIKMCVDQPGSPFFEAIAFGQAEHLDNINGGKPFDICYSIEENAWRDKRSIQLNIKGIRFNS, from the coding sequence ATGCAACAAAAACGCTGGACATTAAACGAAACTGGGAATAAGGAAACGGTGCAGCAATTGTCCGCAGGGTTGGGTATTCATCCGGTTTTAAGTACGCTGCTGGTGCACCGCGGTATACAAACCTTTGATGAGGCTAAGCATTTTTTTCGCCCTATGCTTGAACACCTGCACGATCCATTTCTGATGGGTGGGATGGAACAAGCTATCGGGCGGATAGACAAAGCAATTGCCCATAACGAAAAGATACTGATCTATGGCGATTATGATGTGGACGGTACTACATCAGTAGCGCTGGTATATAGCTTTTTTAGCAAACAGTATAATAACCTGGAATACTATATCCCCGACCGTTACCTTGAAGGCTATGGTATATCAACCAAAGGGATAGACTATGCTGCTGAAAACGGGTTCAGTCTGATCATTGCATTGGACTGCGGGATTAAATCGGTTGATAAAGTTGCCTATGCCAATACTTTGGGTGTTGATTTTATTATCTGCGACCATCACCTGCCTGCTGATGAATTACCGGCAGCTGTAGCCTTGCTCGACCCTAAGCGGCCTGGCTGCGATTACCCCTATAAAGAACTTTCGGGTTGCGGTATTGGCTTTAAGCTGATACAGGCCTATACCCAGGTGCATGATATCCCTTTTGAAGAAATTACCTGCTACCTGGACCTGGTAGCTATAAGTATAGCCTGCGATATTGTGCACATTACCGGCGAGAACCGGGTACTGGCCTATTTTGGCCTGCAGCAAATTAATAACAACCCGTGTATTGGCGTAAAAGCGTTGATGGGCGTGGCGGGTAAAAGTAACGGCTATACCATCAGCGATGTAGTTTTTCTGCTTGGTCCGCGTATTAATGCTGCCGGGCGTATTGACGATGCCAAACATGCAGTTGAACTATTGATAGCCTGCCACGAGGACGATGCCAATGCCAAAGGGGTGCTTATCAATATTAAAAACCTGGAGCGTAAAGAACACGATCTATCCATTACCGGCGATGCGTTGAGCATGATAGATAATGACCAGCTGCTGATAGACCGGAAATCGACCGTAGTTTATAACGAGGGTTGGCACAAGGGCGTTATTGGTATTGTAGCCTCGCGGTTAACAGAGAAATATTATCGCCCAACCATCGTCCTTACCCGGTCAAACGGGCATGTGGCCGGTTCGGCGCGTTCAGTGCGGGGGTTTGATTTGTACGAAGCTTTGTGCGGATGCAGCGATTTGCTGATACAGTTTGGCGGACATAAATACGCCGCCGGCCTAACTATGAAGCCTGAAAATGTAGCTGCCTTTGCCAACCGCTTTGAGGAGGTAGTAAGCGCTACTATCCCCCCCGAATTATTGATACCTGAAATACAAATTGAAGCCGAACTGGAACTAAGCCAGGTAGACCCGAAATTTTTCAGGATATTGCAGCAGTTCGCGCCGTTTGGCCCCGAGAACATGTCGCCGGTTTTCCTAAGCAAAAATGTGTATGTTAGGGGTGTGGCGGGTTTGGTTGGCAACCAGCATATTAAAATGTGTGTCGATCAGCCGGGGTCGCCTTTTTTTGAGGCCATTGCTTTTGGCCAGGCCGAACACCTGGATAACATAAACGGCGGTAAGCCGTTTGATATCTGCTACAGCATTGAAGAAAACGCCTGGCGCGACAAGCGTAGCATACAATTGAATATAAAAGGTATTAGATTTAACAGTTAA